A region from the Dasania marina DSM 21967 genome encodes:
- a CDS encoding site-2 protease family protein, with product MNSGKIIALKITLREIPLLKLELFGKTLKLENDGAGTQCLYWADELVSKVELSGVTASEIVHRFLLQQPNNSVEISLNLQAKDQTVAYQLWVDQHQQETGEFLLTASAYLAKEKSTHSFMGLAALAFKLFKSAKVIKVALAGASVAGYAWLFTVEFALVIVACLVVHEYGHVRAMQYFGIKTKGIYLIPFVGGLAVSDDKINTRWQDVVISIMGPCFGLFMSLACLIIYWVTDIELFAGAAVLSALLNLFNLLPILPLDGGHVLKSISFSMHSWAGLSVCMAGIGLGLLLAYIFGLALLVFFLFVGAIEVIFEWRQRHFSHLIPLDRYGQIFSAVSYFLVTAGHIAVIISFADSENPILSLPMKIFSS from the coding sequence ATGAACTCAGGTAAGATAATCGCCTTAAAAATAACTTTGCGAGAAATACCGTTGTTAAAACTCGAACTATTTGGCAAAACCTTAAAGCTTGAAAACGATGGTGCGGGTACCCAGTGTTTGTACTGGGCCGATGAGCTGGTGAGCAAGGTCGAATTAAGTGGAGTCACCGCCAGTGAAATTGTACATAGATTTCTCTTACAGCAACCAAACAATAGCGTAGAGATCAGCTTAAATCTGCAAGCCAAAGATCAAACCGTGGCCTATCAGCTATGGGTAGATCAGCATCAGCAAGAAACAGGTGAGTTCCTATTAACCGCCTCAGCATATCTAGCCAAAGAAAAATCAACACACAGTTTTATGGGGTTGGCGGCGCTGGCCTTTAAGCTTTTTAAAAGCGCCAAGGTGATAAAAGTGGCGTTGGCGGGGGCATCCGTAGCCGGTTATGCCTGGTTGTTTACCGTAGAATTTGCCCTAGTAATAGTGGCCTGCCTGGTGGTGCATGAATATGGCCATGTAAGAGCGATGCAATACTTTGGGATTAAAACCAAAGGCATTTACTTAATCCCCTTTGTTGGCGGCCTGGCGGTATCCGACGATAAGATCAATACCCGCTGGCAAGATGTGGTGATCTCTATCATGGGGCCGTGTTTTGGTCTCTTTATGTCGCTGGCTTGTTTGATTATTTATTGGGTAACGGACATAGAGTTATTTGCCGGGGCCGCAGTGCTTAGCGCCTTATTAAATTTGTTTAATCTACTGCCTATTTTGCCTTTAGATGGTGGCCACGTACTCAAGAGCATAAGCTTTTCAATGCACTCATGGGCGGGTTTATCCGTATGTATGGCAGGCATAGGCCTGGGGCTTTTGTTGGCTTATATCTTCGGCCTAGCGCTGCTGGTATTCTTTTTGTTTGTTGGCGCCATCGAGGTCATCTTTGAATGGCGGCAGCGACATTTTTCCCATTTAATTCCGCTGGATCGCTACGGCCAAATATTCTCGGCGGTGAGTTACTTCCTGGTGACTGCTGGGCATATCGCGGTGATTATTAGCTTTGCGGACTCAGAGAATCCCATATTGAGCCTACCGATGAAAATATTCAGTAGTTAG
- a CDS encoding MbcA/ParS/Xre antitoxin family protein, giving the protein MDVIDVEVKELAIGVFGSENKADQWLVSDKKMFDGKSPLLFSSTEAGKLKVIEELNKIKEGYFL; this is encoded by the coding sequence ATGGATGTTATTGATGTTGAGGTAAAAGAGTTGGCTATAGGTGTGTTTGGTAGTGAAAATAAAGCTGATCAGTGGTTAGTGTCAGATAAAAAAATGTTTGATGGTAAGTCACCATTGCTATTTTCCAGTACTGAAGCTGGAAAACTCAAAGTGATTGAAGAGTTAAATAAAATTAAGGAAGGGTACTTTTTATGA
- the umuC gene encoding translesion error-prone DNA polymerase V subunit UmuC, which translates to MLALVDCNSCYASCEQIFQPDLRGKPVVVLSNNDGVIVTRNKEAKALGIPDLQPYFKIKDLLQKHNVTVRSSNYELYGSVSTNIMTLLETFGNSIEVYSIDEAFLDVTGFNNLITHGHDIKNACWKQQRMPVCVGIARTKTLAKLANHLAKKSDRLNGVCLIDDIESWNKVFSKIDTGKVWGIGSRISKQMKLMKINTILDLKQQSPKSMRDRFGVAVERTVNELNGTPCLKLESQPPPKQQIFSSRSFSNKITTLHELNESIANYAARAAEKLRGQNSFTKRIYVMIQSSRHASTAYNNSQSVPLLYPTNDSRLIIKAAQKLGTRLFKDGIDYAKAGVGLMELSNRGIKQADLFTPQQSVQSELTMNTFDGINIRYGKGTVFIGSQGIQRQWTMARSMKSPAYTTRFSDIPVIKL; encoded by the coding sequence ATGTTAGCGCTCGTTGATTGCAATTCATGCTATGCCAGCTGCGAACAAATCTTCCAGCCAGATCTTCGTGGTAAACCTGTAGTAGTTCTCTCAAATAATGATGGCGTGATAGTTACACGTAACAAAGAAGCTAAAGCACTAGGTATTCCAGACCTTCAACCCTACTTCAAAATCAAAGACCTATTACAGAAACATAACGTAACAGTTAGATCATCAAACTATGAACTCTATGGAAGTGTCTCCACGAATATAATGACCTTGCTGGAAACGTTCGGAAATAGTATTGAGGTTTATAGCATTGACGAAGCTTTTCTGGATGTAACCGGATTCAACAACCTTATAACTCATGGTCATGACATTAAGAACGCGTGCTGGAAGCAACAACGCATGCCTGTATGCGTTGGAATCGCTAGAACTAAGACACTTGCAAAACTTGCCAATCACTTAGCTAAAAAGTCAGATCGACTTAACGGGGTGTGTTTAATTGATGATATCGAAAGCTGGAATAAAGTCTTTAGTAAGATTGATACTGGGAAGGTATGGGGAATAGGGTCTCGTATCAGCAAACAAATGAAATTGATGAAGATCAACACCATTTTAGACCTTAAACAACAATCACCTAAAAGTATGAGGGATAGGTTTGGTGTTGCTGTTGAGCGAACAGTAAATGAACTGAATGGCACTCCATGCTTAAAACTAGAATCACAACCACCACCCAAGCAACAGATATTCAGCAGTAGATCTTTCAGCAATAAAATAACAACACTACACGAACTTAATGAAAGCATAGCTAATTACGCAGCAAGGGCAGCAGAGAAACTAAGGGGGCAGAACAGCTTTACGAAGCGTATATACGTCATGATTCAAAGCTCTCGGCATGCATCGACAGCTTATAACAACAGTCAGTCAGTACCGCTTTTATATCCAACAAACGATAGTCGATTGATAATCAAGGCTGCACAGAAATTAGGAACACGCTTGTTTAAGGATGGCATCGATTACGCTAAAGCAGGCGTAGGATTGATGGAGCTATCAAATCGAGGCATTAAACAAGCTGACCTCTTCACTCCACAACAGTCAGTTCAATCTGAATTAACAATGAATACCTTTGATGGCATTAACATACGGTATGGCAAAGGAACTGTATTTATTGGTTCGCAGGGCATTCAACGTCAATGGACAATGGCAAGAAGCATGAAATCGCCAGCGTACACAACGAGATTCTCGGATATTCCAGTCATAAAGCTATAG
- a CDS encoding relaxase/mobilization nuclease domain-containing protein, producing the protein MICERAGPRNAQGKCSGKSPFSDLLIAVSKARYLLADDPKYAGLEQGERVAGVETHSLTPYLEGLSDPEIYAELAIADMEAQALEARGERKAPNHLCIDREISFHPSDDVTPDKALLIVKEAIEIVMGCIDSRPSLLVVHNDKAHLHVHMLISVTDDKGAIFNKRNDDRLWNAAMDKLEVKHDLTRVEARGEQSAKGQGVKSSAKSQRAKSKRTGGSPLIQRFQQDITKAEEVSKGDFSIFIKNLLSAGIQPVVNCNKRGSTIRGIGFYAAGEYFSGSKLGRSFSWGKLSKRACYKESDKAQLLSLKARYEKITSKCCEITHDAKSIKNISGYDLESSKPATRRNLICRHFDVVKTKEKNIYKWKKTGLEAFLEIINPPKLSTVRGSNVTVINAMLERTSTLGWGALRINGSKEFKKLVYEKAKVMNIKVDFNDTDLNIRFCIESYEIGLSDSDKSLLVDITKSKLTQFGGDYESAIILALDEIVGNANLPEPEPEPEPEPEPEPEPEPEPEPEPEPEPDQWSVYISKLNEEEKRKVYRVLDVKFSGDLMCLNLAVEKYIELKEKLNLTDIGGGCNFD; encoded by the coding sequence GTGATTTGCGAGCGAGCCGGCCCAAGGAATGCGCAAGGTAAATGTAGTGGTAAATCCCCGTTTAGTGACCTATTAATCGCTGTTAGCAAAGCCCGCTATTTATTAGCGGATGATCCCAAGTATGCAGGGTTAGAGCAGGGTGAGAGAGTGGCTGGGGTCGAAACTCATTCCCTAACCCCGTACCTCGAGGGTTTATCTGACCCTGAAATTTATGCTGAGCTAGCTATCGCTGACATGGAGGCTCAAGCATTAGAGGCAAGAGGTGAGCGAAAAGCACCAAATCATCTGTGCATAGATAGAGAGATATCGTTTCACCCATCCGATGATGTAACACCGGATAAGGCGTTATTAATTGTGAAAGAGGCTATAGAGATTGTGATGGGCTGTATTGATTCCCGTCCGTCGCTGCTAGTTGTACATAATGATAAAGCGCATTTACATGTGCATATGTTGATTAGTGTGACAGATGACAAGGGGGCTATATTTAATAAGCGAAATGACGATCGGCTATGGAATGCAGCTATGGATAAATTAGAGGTAAAGCATGACTTGACGAGAGTGGAGGCTAGGGGGGAGCAATCTGCTAAAGGACAGGGAGTTAAATCATCTGCTAAATCACAGCGTGCTAAATCTAAGCGTACGGGTGGGTCTCCGCTGATACAGAGATTTCAGCAAGATATTACTAAAGCTGAAGAGGTGTCAAAAGGGGATTTTTCTATATTTATAAAAAACTTGCTTTCTGCTGGCATTCAACCGGTTGTCAATTGCAATAAGCGTGGTTCAACTATACGAGGCATAGGCTTCTATGCTGCTGGAGAATACTTCTCTGGGAGCAAATTAGGCCGATCTTTTAGTTGGGGAAAGCTTAGCAAGAGAGCCTGCTATAAAGAAAGTGATAAAGCACAGCTGCTTTCGCTAAAAGCAAGGTATGAGAAAATAACGAGTAAATGCTGTGAGATAACGCACGACGCTAAAAGTATCAAAAATATATCAGGTTATGACTTAGAATCATCAAAACCAGCGACTAGGCGTAATTTGATTTGTCGCCATTTTGATGTTGTAAAAACTAAAGAAAAAAACATATATAAGTGGAAGAAAACGGGGCTTGAGGCTTTTTTGGAGATCATTAATCCCCCTAAGCTTTCAACAGTCCGTGGTTCAAATGTAACAGTCATTAATGCAATGTTAGAAAGGACGAGTACGCTTGGTTGGGGTGCGCTAAGAATAAACGGATCAAAAGAGTTTAAAAAATTAGTATATGAAAAAGCTAAGGTAATGAACATTAAAGTAGACTTCAATGATACTGATCTAAATATTCGTTTTTGTATTGAATCTTATGAGATAGGCTTATCTGATTCTGATAAGAGTTTACTTGTTGATATCACAAAATCTAAATTAACCCAGTTTGGTGGGGATTATGAATCAGCAATTATACTTGCATTAGATGAAATTGTTGGGAATGCTAACTTGCCAGAGCCAGAGCCAGAGCCAGAGCCAGAGCCAGAGCCAGAGCCAGAGCCAGAGCCAGAGCCAGAGCCAGAGCCAGAGCCAGAGCCAGATCAATGGTCTGTTTATATTTCAAAGTTGAATGAAGAGGAGAAAAGGAAGGTTTATAGGGTTTTAGACGTTAAGTTTTCTGGTGATTTGATGTGTCTTAACCTTGCCGTTGAAAAATACATCGAGTTAAAAGAAAAGCTAAATTTAACTGATATAGGAGGAGGCTGTAACTTCGATTGA
- a CDS encoding tyrosine-type recombinase/integrase, with amino-acid sequence MAKLFTRTNSPYFWTRFTGPKGQDVRLSLSIPKGREFKEAAQLKASQLEVQQWDDWKSGKFDRPDYSFDDLMIGWVEDKKPGDADLNCIAKLSDQFTGMLLKDIKGKDIAECKRVWRKSGISNNTIRRRLSTFSSAITYARSEWEWDIENPVSGRLPAEEIYEADHLSYKQAQLFVDALKIRRFQPYNASHLLDFFILAIHTGMRKSEILSLKLEQIDFEHKCIHLKASQQKGVKRTATPLNDEAIAAIDRRLDYIATKCPNTLWLFPSPTSKGDNHLLDVTTGFNSVRKEVGLPNIRIHDLRHTFASWLVQRGNSLYETSKALRHASIKPTERYAHLELEHLRKTHDDLSQVPVDFNLKEDEKNTNNSLANEAWKKSLKGKHKSLKTHKSAHYSHTDENDSNTP; translated from the coding sequence ATGGCAAAATTATTCACACGAACCAATTCCCCGTACTTCTGGACACGCTTCACAGGCCCAAAAGGCCAAGACGTTAGACTCAGTCTTAGCATACCAAAAGGTAGAGAATTCAAAGAAGCGGCGCAACTAAAGGCTTCCCAACTTGAAGTCCAGCAATGGGATGATTGGAAGTCTGGTAAATTCGACCGCCCTGACTATAGCTTTGATGACCTAATGATTGGCTGGGTCGAAGATAAAAAGCCTGGCGATGCCGACTTAAACTGTATAGCTAAGCTAAGCGATCAATTTACCGGCATGTTACTAAAAGACATTAAAGGCAAAGACATAGCCGAGTGTAAGCGGGTTTGGCGTAAAAGTGGCATTAGTAACAATACTATAAGACGTCGTTTATCCACTTTCAGCTCAGCGATCACTTACGCTAGAAGCGAGTGGGAGTGGGATATTGAAAACCCTGTATCTGGCCGCCTACCAGCAGAAGAGATCTATGAAGCCGATCATTTAAGCTATAAACAGGCTCAGCTATTTGTAGACGCACTTAAAATAAGGCGTTTCCAGCCTTATAACGCCTCACACCTATTGGACTTCTTTATCCTAGCAATACATACAGGCATGCGTAAATCAGAGATTTTATCTCTTAAGCTAGAGCAGATAGACTTTGAGCATAAATGCATCCATCTTAAAGCAAGCCAACAAAAAGGAGTTAAGCGCACTGCAACGCCCCTCAACGACGAGGCAATAGCTGCTATAGATCGCCGCTTAGATTATATTGCAACTAAGTGCCCAAATACTCTGTGGCTATTCCCCAGCCCAACATCCAAAGGCGATAATCACTTGCTGGATGTTACAACAGGATTCAATTCTGTTCGCAAAGAGGTTGGACTGCCCAATATCCGCATTCACGATCTTCGGCATACCTTTGCTAGCTGGCTAGTCCAGCGCGGTAACAGCCTCTACGAAACCTCTAAAGCTTTACGGCACGCATCGATCAAACCAACTGAGAGATACGCGCATTTAGAGTTAGAGCATTTACGAAAAACACATGATGATTTATCACAAGTTCCTGTTGATTTTAATTTAAAAGAAGATGAAAAAAATACAAACAATAGTCTTGCTAATGAAGCATGGAAGAAGAGCCTGAAAGGTAAGCATAAGTCATTGAAAACACACAAATCCGCACACTATTCGCACACTGACGAAAACGACAGCAATACGCCCTAA
- a CDS encoding HNH endonuclease gives MLNPRKSLKKPRHFAFSKQKGLCYYCAQPMWDGCPKSFSVRYGLSVRQARRFQCTGEHLMAHKDGGSSGRENIVAACLFCNVGRHRRGRDLDPHCFRGLVQRRMNAGRWHAARAVL, from the coding sequence ATGTTAAATCCCCGAAAATCTCTCAAGAAACCTCGTCATTTTGCTTTCTCTAAACAGAAAGGTCTTTGCTATTACTGTGCCCAACCAATGTGGGATGGATGTCCGAAATCTTTTTCTGTCAGGTATGGATTGTCTGTTCGGCAGGCACGGAGGTTTCAGTGTACTGGTGAGCACCTGATGGCTCACAAGGATGGCGGTAGTAGTGGTCGAGAGAATATTGTTGCGGCTTGTCTTTTTTGTAATGTTGGGAGGCACAGAAGAGGGAGGGATTTAGATCCTCATTGTTTTAGAGGTTTGGTACAAAGAAGGATGAATGCTGGTCGCTGGCATGCAGCTAGGGCTGTTCTGTGA
- a CDS encoding DUF6957 family protein, with product MSDKKKIKSSSIKTKKDVEELLESGAEIEFMKILDSPLFNEVKRLSGVLNDVGDACDYGISIDEFEEIYETWRKKTDKNVTAVSGWCWWDLEIPEGIDVPEGSLPAVVKAECILATIHPGFELGNWVRTTLLQKLHDNCVFETKNTCYILVGQGTRKTVDAKSAYTFF from the coding sequence ATGAGCGATAAGAAAAAGATAAAATCTTCTAGCATTAAAACAAAAAAAGATGTAGAAGAGTTATTAGAGAGTGGAGCGGAGATTGAATTCATGAAAATTCTTGATTCTCCGCTCTTTAACGAAGTAAAGCGTTTAAGCGGTGTGCTGAATGATGTTGGTGATGCTTGCGATTACGGTATCTCTATCGATGAATTCGAAGAGATATATGAGACATGGAGAAAGAAGACAGATAAAAACGTTACAGCTGTATCAGGGTGGTGCTGGTGGGACCTTGAGATTCCTGAAGGGATTGATGTACCTGAAGGGTCGTTGCCTGCCGTGGTAAAAGCTGAATGTATTTTAGCGACGATTCATCCTGGTTTCGAACTAGGGAACTGGGTCCGAACAACGTTGCTGCAAAAACTACACGATAACTGCGTGTTTGAGACAAAAAATACGTGCTATATATTAGTAGGACAAGGAACAAGAAAGACAGTTGATGCTAAATCAGCCTATACTTTTTTTTAG
- the umuD gene encoding translesion error-prone DNA polymerase V autoproteolytic subunit encodes MLKSRLSCGFPSPADDYSETMPSLSELLIKHPSATYLAKAQGDSMVERGILDGSLLIVDRAIESQHNSTIVASIAGELTIKILDLKTRQLKPANPKHASIPIPENLDVICEGTVTFCITPQANCAFSC; translated from the coding sequence ATGCTTAAAAGTCGCCTATCCTGTGGGTTCCCTAGTCCTGCTGATGACTATTCAGAGACTATGCCTAGTCTTAGTGAGCTTCTCATAAAACATCCCTCTGCAACCTATCTAGCGAAGGCTCAGGGGGACTCTATGGTTGAAAGAGGAATACTCGACGGCTCACTTCTAATCGTTGATCGAGCCATTGAATCTCAACATAACTCTACTATCGTCGCATCTATTGCCGGTGAACTAACCATAAAAATCCTAGATCTAAAAACACGACAACTTAAACCAGCCAACCCAAAACACGCATCTATACCAATTCCTGAAAACCTTGATGTGATCTGTGAAGGTACAGTTACCTTCTGTATAACTCCACAAGCTAATTGCGCTTTCTCATGTTAG
- a CDS encoding metallophosphoesterase codes for MKEKQIILNQIRTPDGTILTSKHRHDFNSHVDKNGETYIVDGGIEYLKRSINKEKFHEMSLYTGDQESKEADEGGNKKFISLQSDIHNEFRRENYNYVNRGEKVAVFAGDIGVGEYAINYIKGLAELYPDTHFIFVPGNHEYYNPNLAKDTLDKTFRSVAKTVDNLHFLNRDSVVIDGIKFLGCTLWSDFTTFGPELEKLALNTAKYFLNDFREITNNGFALTPKQMASWQKIDVNWLDTELAKPFFGKTVIVTHFPGVIECVHPHFEVDAVTTYFNNDLEWIVEKHKIDLWLYGHNHWSTSFTLKKTRFYSNQPGYPREQTGHDENLKILL; via the coding sequence ATGAAAGAAAAGCAAATAATACTTAATCAGATAAGGACGCCTGACGGAACTATTTTAACGAGCAAGCACAGGCATGACTTTAATTCTCACGTCGATAAAAATGGGGAAACATACATTGTTGATGGCGGGATTGAATATCTGAAAAGAAGTATTAATAAAGAAAAATTTCATGAAATGTCTTTGTATACTGGCGATCAAGAAAGCAAAGAGGCGGATGAAGGCGGTAATAAAAAATTTATCAGTTTGCAAAGCGATATTCATAATGAGTTTCGTCGTGAAAATTACAACTATGTTAATCGGGGTGAAAAAGTTGCCGTTTTTGCAGGCGACATTGGCGTCGGCGAGTATGCTATAAATTATATTAAAGGACTTGCTGAACTATATCCTGATACTCATTTCATTTTTGTGCCAGGAAACCACGAATACTACAATCCAAATTTAGCTAAAGATACGCTTGATAAAACATTTAGAAGTGTCGCAAAGACAGTCGATAACCTTCATTTTTTGAATCGTGATTCTGTTGTTATCGACGGCATCAAGTTTTTGGGATGCACATTGTGGTCAGACTTCACCACATTCGGTCCTGAACTTGAAAAATTAGCACTTAATACCGCTAAATATTTTTTAAACGACTTTAGGGAAATTACAAATAACGGTTTCGCTTTGACTCCTAAGCAGATGGCGTCGTGGCAAAAAATAGACGTTAATTGGCTTGATACTGAGCTAGCAAAGCCGTTTTTCGGAAAAACAGTAATTGTGACGCACTTTCCAGGGGTAATCGAGTGCGTGCATCCTCATTTTGAGGTTGATGCAGTGACGACGTACTTTAATAATGATTTGGAATGGATTGTTGAGAAGCATAAAATTGACCTGTGGCTTTACGGTCACAATCACTGGAGTACCAGTTTTACGCTCAAGAAAACGCGTTTTTATTCTAATCAGCCCGGCTATCCTCGTGAACAAACTGGGCACGACGAAAATTTAAAGATATTGCTATGA
- a CDS encoding FimV family protein: MSKYTLSFLSQCTGKQLSAALLISALSAQAAALGLGELSYSSYLGQSLDARIDLISPEKEYSINELKVRQLNALQAATMGVELLSYFQRFEIKPELKNGQLYITLHSDDPVNEPFINFFIELKWPQGKVYREYTLLLDPPSQQLAQAAQALSQPAAKPTVKVASQPVTNSSTQRASSRPAAASLSGDQYRVRSGDSLSRIAQRLSQGTSYGQSDMMNWLLANNPQAFIKGDPNRLKAAVVLKLPNESNWSVVAKPALKTLAEPSKPAQSPVRKLNPVPTPMQQPATSAPAQQQAAEQMTQAEPRLSLKASAAGTDTDQASGSVVEEQLRERVRRSKEQNDQLLRENKAMEARLQRLEGSNYIKSLERLVQLREQEIAELHAMQPQAAAASSNQTADESIKRVLNIDSAAKPANKAADTAQSSRLWLWLLLVAGLIGSGYFYLTSRRQRQETESELDVEQADFDEDVELARLDEALASQDQTIGYESAQGDINFSSLFDDAGQPTGADHIGKWRPDPELSKKIQAKMQGYVPESPKGFDVVHHHEHDNVDDLISDALAYCAQGYYDKAESMLMSEESIRGAEPRISTALDYVRNLKQQSE; the protein is encoded by the coding sequence TTGAGCAAATATACATTATCTTTTTTATCACAATGCACCGGTAAACAATTATCGGCGGCATTGTTAATCAGTGCGCTGAGTGCACAGGCTGCGGCCTTGGGTTTGGGAGAATTAAGCTATAGCTCCTACTTGGGCCAGTCCTTAGATGCGCGCATAGATCTCATCAGCCCTGAAAAAGAGTACAGCATCAATGAGCTAAAAGTGCGCCAGCTTAATGCACTACAAGCTGCCACCATGGGGGTAGAGCTGCTTAGTTATTTTCAACGTTTTGAGATAAAGCCAGAATTAAAAAATGGCCAGCTGTATATAACGCTGCACTCTGATGACCCTGTTAACGAACCCTTTATTAACTTTTTTATAGAACTTAAGTGGCCGCAAGGGAAAGTGTATCGCGAATATACCCTCTTGTTAGATCCACCCAGCCAGCAATTAGCGCAGGCGGCGCAAGCGCTAAGCCAACCCGCGGCTAAGCCTACAGTTAAGGTTGCAAGCCAGCCTGTAACTAACTCTTCAACGCAGCGTGCTAGCTCGCGGCCAGCGGCAGCGAGCTTATCGGGTGATCAATACCGGGTGCGCAGTGGCGACAGTCTGTCACGTATTGCCCAGCGCCTTAGCCAAGGCACAAGCTACGGCCAGAGCGACATGATGAACTGGTTATTAGCCAACAACCCGCAGGCGTTTATTAAGGGCGATCCCAACCGCCTAAAAGCGGCCGTGGTGCTAAAGCTACCTAACGAAAGCAACTGGTCCGTGGTGGCTAAGCCTGCGCTTAAAACCCTTGCTGAGCCTAGCAAACCCGCACAAAGCCCAGTGCGCAAACTCAACCCTGTTCCAACGCCTATGCAGCAGCCTGCCACTAGCGCGCCAGCCCAGCAGCAAGCCGCTGAGCAAATGACCCAAGCCGAGCCTAGGTTGAGCTTAAAAGCCTCTGCCGCCGGTACCGACACCGACCAAGCAAGCGGCAGCGTTGTTGAAGAGCAACTGCGTGAGCGCGTGCGCCGCAGCAAAGAACAAAACGATCAATTATTGCGCGAAAACAAAGCCATGGAAGCGCGCTTACAGCGCTTAGAGGGCTCGAACTATATTAAATCCTTAGAGCGCCTAGTACAGCTGCGCGAGCAGGAAATTGCCGAATTGCACGCCATGCAGCCACAGGCCGCAGCCGCAAGCAGTAACCAGACTGCTGATGAGAGCATTAAGCGGGTGTTGAACATAGACAGCGCCGCCAAGCCTGCCAACAAAGCCGCTGACACCGCCCAAAGCAGCCGGCTATGGCTGTGGTTATTATTAGTCGCGGGTTTAATCGGTAGTGGCTATTTTTACCTAACCTCACGTCGTCAGCGACAAGAGACAGAGTCAGAGCTAGATGTAGAGCAAGCGGATTTTGATGAAGACGTTGAGTTGGCGCGTCTAGATGAGGCCCTAGCCAGCCAAGATCAAACCATAGGCTATGAAAGCGCGCAGGGCGATATTAACTTCAGCTCTTTATTCGACGACGCGGGGCAACCCACCGGTGCTGACCACATAGGCAAATGGCGTCCCGACCCTGAGCTTAGCAAAAAAATACAGGCCAAAATGCAGGGCTATGTACCCGAGTCGCCCAAGGGCTTTGATGTGGTACATCATCATGAACATGATAATGTCGACGACCTTATCTCTGATGCACTAGCGTATTGTGCCCAGGGCTACTACGACAAAGCCGAGTCTATGCTTATGAGCGAAGAGTCCATCCGTGGCGCTGAACCACGTATTAGCACCGCCTTGGATTACGTGCGCAACTTAAAACAACAATCCGAATAA
- a CDS encoding plasmid mobilization protein, producing MKMVNKNSLHRKCVKKLERIEIRVSDLEKEAIKTKADLLNLAVSQYIRTTVLISTVIERPSRISREYRNQLSAIGNNINQLARAANSGNYVPARELESLRQAVLALVNKQP from the coding sequence ATGAAAATGGTGAATAAAAATTCTCTTCACAGAAAATGTGTGAAGAAGCTAGAGCGCATAGAAATCCGTGTATCTGATCTAGAAAAAGAAGCTATTAAAACAAAGGCAGATTTGTTGAATTTAGCTGTTTCTCAGTACATTCGAACCACAGTTTTAATCTCTACTGTTATTGAACGGCCAAGTCGTATAAGCAGGGAGTATAGAAATCAATTGTCAGCTATAGGCAATAATATTAACCAGCTTGCTCGAGCGGCAAACTCTGGTAATTACGTGCCAGCCCGAGAATTGGAATCGTTGAGGCAGGCGGTTTTAGCTTTGGTGAATAAGCAGCCTTAG